From a region of the Chloroflexota bacterium genome:
- a CDS encoding DUF6025 family protein, producing MTAQQFEPATPRAILAHLGLFDRLEPTLDRFANRQQAFDWLHLGLTDIPVGQVLDLIRHSPTLLPPRTGHMGNWEEIGHGRAGMMDFNQAICSQGYGYPLIYCFNQTEDMALERGDWVYLPGSLIDHGKRTLLPLYTWDGQGLVERQREQPLFTPFVQTSLDGAQISLNSLHWQRMQQFQQFEFRLEAQSVWQHAELAKAIVQHLLEQAAIQPNARRAFQDILSHQVSLDGTMQRVAIQHEAQGYRMGAMFYSSAAELAEASMLPWLAVAEPASFFANIKRLPNQLPLCSHLLAGIFSAIFHTHYPSATVDRQTMCRPFNPHFHWGARDMAGYPPYRNGYIAEKSTTKSYRTMCQSIIDRFDEVDPMLLILLPAVIFALCPTNQHPHDAEALAALFEQVQQLEPNSDQASYQQAISQRVAVWLDHQRSALSAYWINRFAPRQGILHSQTLVSSRPVEPVGFRQLSFRQACMIVGALIHWLVPRPASA from the coding sequence ATGACAGCACAGCAGTTTGAACCAGCAACACCACGCGCTATTTTAGCTCATTTAGGGCTATTTGATCGGCTTGAACCCACCCTTGATCGCTTTGCCAACCGCCAACAAGCGTTCGATTGGCTGCACCTTGGATTAACCGATATTCCGGTTGGACAGGTGCTGGATTTGATTCGCCATTCGCCAACCTTGCTGCCACCCCGCACGGGACATATGGGCAACTGGGAAGAAATTGGCCATGGCCGAGCCGGTATGATGGATTTTAATCAAGCGATTTGTAGCCAAGGCTATGGCTATCCATTAATTTACTGCTTTAATCAGACCGAAGATATGGCCTTAGAACGGGGGGATTGGGTTTACTTGCCTGGTTCGTTGATCGATCATGGTAAGCGGACTCTGCTACCTTTGTATACTTGGGATGGACAAGGCTTGGTTGAACGCCAGCGTGAACAACCACTCTTTACCCCATTTGTTCAAACGAGTCTTGATGGAGCGCAAATTTCGCTCAATAGCCTGCATTGGCAACGGATGCAGCAATTTCAGCAATTTGAATTTCGGCTTGAAGCCCAAAGCGTCTGGCAGCATGCCGAGCTAGCCAAAGCGATCGTTCAGCATTTACTGGAACAAGCAGCCATCCAACCCAATGCACGCCGTGCCTTTCAAGATATTTTAAGCCATCAGGTCAGTCTTGATGGCACAATGCAACGGGTTGCGATCCAACACGAAGCTCAAGGGTATCGCATGGGGGCAATGTTCTATAGCTCAGCAGCAGAACTAGCCGAGGCGAGTATGCTGCCATGGCTGGCGGTAGCCGAGCCAGCGAGCTTTTTTGCCAATATTAAGCGACTGCCAAACCAGCTGCCGCTCTGTTCGCATTTGCTCGCAGGCATTTTTTCGGCAATCTTCCATACCCACTACCCCAGCGCCACGGTTGATCGCCAAACCATGTGTCGGCCATTCAATCCACATTTTCACTGGGGTGCGCGGGATATGGCTGGCTATCCACCCTATCGCAATGGCTATATCGCCGAAAAATCAACCACGAAAAGCTATCGCACAATGTGCCAAAGCATCATTGATAGATTTGACGAGGTTGATCCGATGCTGTTGATTTTATTGCCTGCGGTGATCTTCGCACTATGCCCAACCAATCAGCATCCTCATGATGCTGAAGCGCTAGCGGCGTTGTTCGAGCAGGTGCAACAGCTTGAGCCAAATAGCGATCAGGCCAGCTATCAGCAAGCGATTAGTCAGCGGGTAGCAGTATGGCTCGATCACCAACGGAGCGCACTATCAGCCTACTGGATAAATCGATTTGCGCCGCGTCAGGGTATTTTGCACAGCCAAACACTGGTTAGCAGTCGCCCAGTTGAACCAGTTGGCTTTCGCCAATTAAGCTTTCGCCAGGCCTGTATGATCGTTGGCGCATTGATCCATTGGCTTGTGCCAAGGCCAGCATCAGCCTAG